TGCTGCTCGCCTATTCCAAGACGAAGAGAGACGACCTCACAGCACGTCAACTAAAGATCCTTCGTGAGATTGCATTGAAGGAGTTCAAATGAAAACCGAGATGTTCGATGATCTGGTCGACAGTGTCCGCGAAGCCGGCAAGATTCGTCGCGGAAAGAAGAAGCCAACCCGCGTGCGTCGATTCAAGCCGTCTGACATCAAGAAGATCCGTTCCCGACTGGGCGTCACGCAAACAACCTTTGCGCTGATGATTGGCGTGAGTG
This Acidobacteriota bacterium DNA region includes the following protein-coding sequences:
- a CDS encoding helix-turn-helix domain-containing protein, producing MKTEMFDDLVDSVREAGKIRRGKKKPTRVRRFKPSDIKKIRSRLGVTQTTFALMIGVSVATLRNWEQGRREPEGPAKALLIVASKDPEAVARALHS